A window of the Trichoderma asperellum chromosome 6, complete sequence genome harbors these coding sequences:
- a CDS encoding uncharacterized protein (BUSCO:EOG092D01YA): MAPLPIKFQELVQLSSLGVDTQSIGFNSCTLESDSFVCIREKKNEAAQPEVVIVELKNGNHVTRRPIKADSAVMHWNKQIIALKAQSRTLQIFDLEQKKKLKSCTMNEDVQFWKWISESTLGLITTGSVYHWDVYDASQDAPVKVFERNANLNGCQIINYRVNSDGKWMVVVGISSQQGRVVGAMQLYSKDRGISQAIEGHAAGFGTLRLDGAPQDTKIFSFAVRTATGAKLHIVEVDHPDSNPVFQKKAVDIFFPPEATNDFPVALQVSQKYGVIFMVTKYGFIHLYDLETGSSIFINRISSETIFTSCADDDSSGLVGINRKGQVLFVTIDDSTIIPYLLENPANTEIAIKLASRAGLPGADNLYAKQFDQLFNSGNYLEAAKVAAGSPRGFLRTTETIEKFKRLPAQPGQMAVTLQYFGMLLDKGALNRYETLELAQPVLQQNRKHLLEKWFKEGKLDCSESLGDMVRPYDVNLALSIYLQANVPNKVIAGFAETGQFEKILPYAAQTGHQPDYIQLLQHIIRTNPDKGTEFATALANNEQGPLIDLERVCDIFQSQGMVQQATAFLLDALKENKPEHARLQTRLLEMNLMHAPQVAEAILGNDMFTHFDKARIAQLCEQAGLAQKALELYEDPEAVKRVIVNIAGAPNFNPEWLSNFFGKLSVEQSLDCLDAMMKHNIRQNLQSVVNIATKYSELLGAVRLIDLFEKYKTFEGLFYYLGSIVNLSEDPDVHFKYIEAATKMGQFNEVERICRDSTHYNPEKVKNFLKEAKLPEQLPLIIVCDRFNFVHDLILFLYQNQQFQAIEAYVQRVNPSRTPIVIGGLLDVDCEESIIKQLLTTVDAQQISIDQLVSEVETRNRLKLLLPFLEATLQAGNQQQAVYNALAKIYIDSNNNPEKFLKENDQYDTLVVGKYCEKRDPNLAYIAYSKGQNDLELVNITNENSMYRAQARYLLEREDTELWRFVLSENNIHRRSVVDQVTATAVPESTDPAKVSVAVSCFLENDLPLELIELLEKIVLEPSPFSDNQNLQNLLMFTAAKADKARVMDYIHKLNEYNADEIASACIDVGLFEEAFEIYKKADNKSAAVNVLVEHVVSIDRAQAYAEEVDLAEVWSRVAKAQLDGLRISDGIESYIKAEDPSNYTEVIEIATHAGKNEDLVKYLRMARKTLREPVIDTALAFCYARLEQLSELEDFLRATNVANIEESGDKAYEEGLYEASKIFYSSISNWAKLATTLVHLSDYQAAVECARKANNIKVWKQVHEACVDKKEFRLAQICGLNLIVDAEQLQELVKDYERNGYFDELISLLEQGLGLERAHMGMFTELGIALSKYHPERLMEHIKIFWSRVNMPKMIRACEEANLWPELVFCYYHYDEFDNAALTVIERPENSWDHQQFKEIVVKVANLEIYYRAIKFYVEQHPSLLTDLLAALTSRVDVNRVVKMFQKNDSLPLIKPFLLNVQTQNKRIVNEAVNDLLIEEEDYKTLRDSVQNYDNYDAMELAGRLEKHDLIFFRQIAASIYRKNKRWEKSIALSKQDKLYKDAIETAAISTKNDIVNDLLRYFVDIGHRECYTGMLYACNDLIRPDLVLELSWRNGLNDFTMPYMINMLAQQTKELALLKADNESRKSKEKEQEKTEDNTPILGGARLMITAGPGGNAAPAPYGQANGFAPQPTGFAPQPTGYNY, from the exons ATGGCGCCTCTCCCCATCAAGTTCCAGGAGCTGGTCCAGCTCAGCAGCCTGGGCGTGGACACGCAATCCATTGGCTTCAACTCCTGC ACACTAGAGTCAGACTCGTTCGTTTGCATtcgggaaaagaagaacgaAGCCGCTCAGCCCGAAGTGGTCATTGTCGAGCTCAAGAATGGCAACCACGTAACACGCAGGCCTATCAAGGCCGACAGTGCTGTCATGCACTGGAACAAGCAAATCATTGCTCTCAAGGCCCAGTCCAGGACTCTTCAGATCTTCGATctcgagcagaagaagaagctcaagtcCTGCACAATGAACGAGGATGTTCAGTTCTGGAAGTGGATCAGCGAATCCACTCTGGGCCTCATCACAACTGGCAGTGTCTACCACTGGGATGTCTACGACGCTTCTCAGGATGCGCCTGTCAAGGTCTTCGAGCGCAATGCTAACCTCAAC GGCTGCCAAATCATCAACTACCGAGTTAACAGCGATGGAAAGTGGATGGTTGTGGTCGGCATCTCGTCTCAGCAGGGCCGTGTGGTTGGTGCCATGCAGCTGTACTCCAAGGACCGGGGTATCAGCCAGGCCATTGAGGGTCAtgctgctggctttggcACCTTGAGACTGGATGGTGCCCCTCAGGACACCAAGATCTTCAGTTTCGCCGTGCGAACCGCCACTGGTGCCAAGCTGCACATTGTCGAGGTCGATCACCCAGATTCGAACCCAGTCTTCCAGAAGAAGGCTGTCGATATCTTCTTCCCGCCCGAGGCAACCAATGACTTCCCCGTCGCCCTGCAAGTCTCGCAAAAGTATGGCGTCATCTTCATGGTTACCAAGTACGGTTTCATCCACTTGTACGATCTCGAGACGGGCTcgtccatcttcatcaaccgTATCTCTAGCGAGACCATCTTCACGAGCTGCGCTGACGATGACTCCTCGGGCCTTGTCGGTATCAACCGCAAGGGCCAGGTCCTCTTCGTCACCATCGATGATTCAACGATTATCCCCTACCTGCTTGAGAATCCCGCTAACACAGAGATTGCCATCAAGCTGGCATCAAGAGCTGGCCTCCCCGGTGCGGATAATCTTTACGCAAAACAGTTTGACCAGCTCTTCAACAGCGGAAACTACCTCGAAGCTGCCAAGGTCGCCGCAGGCTCGCCCCGTGGCTTTTTACGTACGACCGAGACGATCGAGAAATTCAAGCGCCTGCCTGCCCAGCCTGGTCAGATGGCCGTTACACTGCAGTACTTCGGAATGTTGCTTGACAAGGGTGCTCTGAATCGATACGAAACTCTTGAGCTCGCTCAGCCTGTCCTGCAGCAGAACCGAAAGCACCTTTTGGAGAAGTGGTTCAAGGAGGGCAAGCTGGACTGCTCTGAGTCGCTTGGTGACATGGTGCGGCCGTACGACGTTAACCTGGCGCTAAGCATCTACCTTCAGGCCAACGTCCCCAACAAGGTTATTGCTGGATTTGCCGAGACTGGCCAGTTTGAAAAGATTCTGCCATATGCCGCTCAAACCGGACACCAGCCCGACTAcatccagcttctccagcacaTCATTCGTACCAACCCTGACAAGGGAACTGAGTTTGCCACTGCTCTCGCGAACAATGAACAGGGCCCTCTGATTGATCTGGAGCGCGTTTGCGACATCTTCCAGTCCCAGGGTATGGTTCAACAGGCCACTGCCTTCTTGCTTGATGCCCTCAAGGAGAACAAGCCTGAGCACGCTCGTCTCCAGACTCGACTCCTGGAGATGAACCTGATGCACGCCCCTCAAGTTGCCGAGGCCATCCTCGGTAACGACATGTTCACACACTTCGATAAAGCCCGAATTGCTCAGCTTTGCGAACAGGCTGGCCTGGCTCAgaaggcgctggagctgTACGAAGATCCTGAAGCTGTCAAGCGCGTCATCGTCAACATCGCCGGCGCCCCCAACTTCAACCCCGAGTGGCTGTCCAACTTCTTCGGCAAGCTCTCTGTCGAGCAGTCTCTTGACTGCCTCGATGCTATGATGAAACACAACATTCGCCAAAACTTGCAGTCGGTTGTCAACATCGCCACCAAATACTCGGAGCTTCTCGGAGCTGTCCGCTTGATCGATTTATTCGAAAAGTACAAGACATTTGAGGGTCTTTTCTATTATCTCGGCAGCATTGTCAATCTTTCCGAGGATCCTGATGTGCACTTCAAGTACATCGAAGCTGCTACCAAAATGGGCCAGTTTAACGAAGTTGAGCGTATCTGCCGTGACAGCACCCACTACAACCCTGAGAAGGTGAAGAACTTTTTGAAGGAAGCTAAGCTGCCTGAGCAGCTGCCTCTCATCATTGTGTGCGATCGCTTCAACTTTGTACATGATTTGATCCTGTTCCTCTACCAGAACCAGCAATTCCAGGCTATCGAAGCCTATGTTCAGCGTGTCAACCCATCTCGAACCCCTATCGTTATTGGTGGCTTGCTCGACGTTGACTGCGAAGAGAGCATCATCAAGCAGCTTCTCACGACCGTTGATGCTCAGCAGATTAGTATTGACCAGCTTGTGTCTGAGGTCGAGACTCGAAACCGCTTGAagcttctgctgcccttcCTCGAGGCCACTCTCCAGGCCGGTaaccagcagcaagctgtCTACAATGCTCTGGCAAAGATCTACATCGACTCGAACAACAACCCTGAGAAATTCCTCAAGGAGAACGATCAATATGACACCCTTGTCGTCGGTAAATACTGCGAGAAGCGAGATCCTAACCTGGCGTACATTGCCTACTCCAAGGGCCAGAATGATCTGGAGCTTGTCAACATCACCAACGAAAACTCCATGTACAGGGCTCAGGCTCGATACCTTTTGGAGCGAGAAGACACTGAGCTCTGGCGCTTTGTTCTCAGCGAGAACAACATTCACAGACGATCTGTTGTTGACCAGGTCACTGCAACTGCTGTCCCCGAATCCACCGACCCTGCCAAGGTCTCTGTTGCcgtttcttgctttttggAGAATGACCTGCCCCTGGAACTTATTGAGCTCTTGGAGAAGATTGTTCTTGAGCCTTCTCCTTTCAGCGATAACCAAAACTTGCAAAACTTGCTCATGTTCACCGCTGCCAAGGCAGACAAGGCCCGCGTGATGGACTATATCCACAAGCTGAACGAGTACAACGCTGATGAAATCGCTTCCGCCTGTATCGACGTCGGTCTCTTTGAGGAAGCCTTTGAGATTTACAAGAAGGCTGACAACAAGTCTGCTGCTGTCAATGTTCTCGTTGAGCATGTTGTCAGCATTGACCGGGCTCAGGCGTATGCTGAGGAGGTTGACCTTGCCGAGGTTTGGAGCAGGGTTGCCAAGGCTCAGTTGGATGGTCTCCGCATCTCTGATGGTATCGAGTCATACATCAAGGCTGAGGATCCTTCCAACTATACTGAGGTGATTGAGATTGCCACTCATGCCGGAAAGAACGAGGACCTTGTCAAGTATCTCCGCATGGCCCGCAAGACCCTTCGCGAACCTGTTATCGACACGGCTCTCGCCTTCTGCTATGCTAGACTCGAACAGCTCTCGGAATTGGAAGACTTCCTGCGTGCCACCAACGTGGCTAACATTGAAGAGTCCGGTGACAAGGCTTATGAAGAGGGACTCTACGAGGCATCCAAGATCTTTTACAGCAGTATCTCCAACTGGGCTAAATTGGCCACCACCCTTGTGCATCTCAGCGACTACCAAGCCGCCGTCGAGTGTGCCCGCAAGGCAAACAACATCAAGGTGTGGAAGCAGGTCCACGAAGCCTGCGTCGACAAGAAGGAATTTAGGCTTGCTCAGATCTGCGGTCTCAACCTGATTGTTGATGCCGAGCAACTCCAAGAACTTGTAAAGGACTATGAGCGCAACGGATACTTCGATGAGCTCATCAGCCTGCTCGAGCAGGGCCTGGGTCTCGAGCGCGCTCACATGGGCATGTTCACCGAGTTGGGTATCGCCTTGTCCAAATACCATCCTGAGCGTCTCATGGAGCATATCAAGATCTTCTGGTCCAGGGTGAACATGCCCAAGATGATTCGCGCATGCGAGGAGGCGAATCTGTGGCCTGAATTGGTGTTTTGTTACTACCACTATGATGAGTTCGATAACGCTGCGCTGACTGTTATCGAGCGACCCGAGAACTCGTGGGATCACCAGCAATTCAAGGAGATTGTGGTCAAGGTTGCCAACTTGGAGATCTACTACCGTGCGATCAAATTCTACGTTGAGCAGCACCCATCACTGCTCACTGACCTGCTAGCTGCTCTTACATCTCGTGTCGACGTCAACCGTGTTGTCAAGATGTTCCAGAAGAACGACAGCCTGCCACTTATCAAGCCCTTCCTTCTGAATGTCCAAACTCAGAACAAGCGCATTGTCAACGAGGCAGTCAACGACCTGCTgattgaagaggaggattaCAAGACCCTGCGTGACTCCGTGCAGAACTATGACAACTACGATGCCATGGAGCTGGCTGGTCGTCTGGAGAAGCATGACCTGATCTTCTTCCGCCAAATTGCTGCCAGTATCTACCGCAAGAACAAGCGTTGGGAGAAGTCAATTGCCCTTTCAAAGCAAGACAAGCTTTACAAGGATGCTATCGAAACAGCTGCCATCTCCACCAAGAACGACATTGTTAACGATCTTCTTCGATAC TTTGTTGACATTGGCCACCGCGAATGCTACACGGGCATGCTGTATGCCTGCAATGATCTCATCCGACCTGATCTTGTCCTGGAGCTCTCTTGGCGCAATGGCCTCAACGACTTCACTATGCCGTATATGATCAACATGCTCGCCCAGCAGACCAAGGAGCTCGCACTGCTCAAGGCCGATAACGAGTCACGCAAgtccaaggaaaaggagcaaGAGAAGACTGAGGATAACACACCCATCTTGGGCGGTGCTAGACTCATGATCACCGCTGGACCTGGCGGAAACGCTGCTCCAGCGCCATATGGCCAAGCTAACGGCTTTGCGCCCCAACCCACTGGTTTTGCGCCCCAGCCCACTGGCTACAACTACTAG
- a CDS encoding uncharacterized protein (EggNog:ENOG41), with protein MNRPRNRQPRPSGQNESRGRGRGRGGGRGRGRGGGGGGGGGRGGSSNLGRRAPGTPQQAAGTVPTSKQVVAGTAVFIILKQDQPTGQETRGIVQDVLTSGDHPRGIKVRLRDGQVGRVQRLDDGSSQPSAGTAPASNASSSRFSSRYTDIRNDEDFDYLEGPPPRSLADFMPGLDEPAADVSSSEAGGARIVEDVVVCPICEAFEGDEAAVTHHLDREHLS; from the coding sequence ATGAATAGGCCTCGCAACCGCCAGCCTCGACCCTCGGGGCAAAATGAGTCTcggggaagagggagagggagaggaggaggaagaggaagaggaagaggaggaggaggaggaggaggaggaggaagaggaggatcgTCCAACTTGGGACGTCGAGCACCTGGAACGCCGCAACAAGCTGCCGGCACCGTCCCGACCTCTAAGCAGGTTGTAGCTGGTACTGCTGTTTTCATCATCTTAAAGCAAGATCAGCCAACGGGCCAGGAAACTCGGGGGATCGTGCAGGATGTTCTCACATCAGGAGACCATCCTCGCGGGATCAAAGTTAGGCTGCGCGATGGTCAAGTCGGCAGAGTGCAGAGACTTGATGACGGGTCTTCTCAGCCATCAGCCGGAACAGCACCGGCTTCCAATGCCTCGAGCTCGCGATTCAGCAGCCGATACACAGATATCAGGAATGACGAGGACTTTGATTATCTGGAGGGACCGCCGCCGAGGAGTTTAGCAGATTTCATGCCGGGCTTGGATGAGCCTGCGGCCGATGTATCTTCCAGCGAAGCTGGCGGTGCTCGCATTGTCGAGGACGTGGTTGTCTGTCCAATTTGCGAGGCATTTGAGGGGGATGAGGCTGCTGTTACGCATCATCTCGATCGAGAGCACCTGAGTTGA